GGGACATGGGGATCGGCAACACCACCCCCTCCACCGCGCTGTATGCCGCCATGCTGGGGCTGTCGCCCGATACCATCGTCGGCCCCGGCACCGGGCTGGACGCCGCGGGCATCGCCCGCAAGACCGAAGTGCTCAACCGCATTCTCGCGCTGCACACGCCGTTCGCTTCGCCGCTCGACGCCCTCCGCAAAGTGGGCGGGCTGGAAATCGCCGGGCTGACCGGCCTCATTCTCGGCGCGGCCAAAAACCGGATACCGGTGGTGGTGGACGGATTCATCTCGATGGCGGCCGCCATCGTCGCCATTCGCAGCGCGCCGCCGGTTCATCAGCGGGTCTTCTTCGCCCATTTCTCAGCCGAGCGGGGGCATCGCCGCATCTGCGAAGAGGTGGGGGTGAAGCCGATACTCGACCTCGATATGCGGCTGGGGGAGGGAACCGGCGCGGCGCTTGCCATCGGCATTATCGAAGCGTCCGTGAAAATCTACAACGAAATGGCCACCTTCGGGGGCGCCGGCGTTTCCACCGCGCTGTGAGCGGCGGGGCGCGTTTCCGCCGATGCTGAAACCGCTGCACCTGGCATTCACGTTTCTTACGCGTCTGCCGTTGCCGCAGGTGAAGCAATACGGTGCGGCCGATTTCGGCGCGTCGTTCGCCTTCTTCCCGCTGGCGGGGGCCGTTATCGGCGGCATTGCGGCCGCCGCCGCATACGGACTGATGGCGGCGGGGGCCGACCCGCGCGTTGCCGCATTCGCCGCGCTGCTGCTGCTGACGCTGGTCACCGGCGCGTTGCACCTCGATGGCTTGGCCGACTCGGCGGACGGCCTGCTGAGCGGCAAAGGGCCGCAACGCGCGCTGGAGATCATGAAGGAGCCGTTCACCGGCCCGTTCGGCTACACCGCCATTTTCCTTGTCCTTATCGGCAAGTTCGCGGCGCTCTGGCTGCTCTGCGAACAGGGCCGGTTCGCCGCCATCGCCGCGGCGCTCGCCTTCTCCCGCTGGAGCATGATGGTGGCCGCCTGCAACGCCCCCTACCCCCGCGCCACCGGCACCGGCGCGGCGTTCGTCGGCAAATTTTCGGCGGTAACAATCCTCATCGCCACGGCGACCGTTCTTGCCGGCGGCTTTGTGATTGACCCGAAAAAACTGGCGCTCTTCGCGGCGGTGGCGGCGGGAACGGCGCTGGCGCTGCGGAAGTTCGCCGAAAAGCGGATCGGCGGGGTGACCGGCGACATACTGGGAGCGGTGAACGAAACCGCCGAAACGCTTCTCCTGCTCGTGGCCTGACTTCCAGGCGGTATCGGCCAAATAATTAATTTGATTATTTCCGGTATGGCTGGGGTACAATTCGCAACCGGCAATAATTAAACGAATTTTACCGCGGGACACTGGTTTGCCGCGCATGTTGCGCGGCGGTTCCGCGGTAATGGTTGTACACCTTGGAGGATTCCCATGAAAAAGTTCCTGACTATCGCTTTTGTGGCCGCCGCTTTCACCTGCTTCGTTGCCCCGGCGTTCGCTGAAGAAGTGAAGGCCGAAGAAAAGAAAGTCGAAAAGAAGGCCGACAAGAAAGCCGCCAAAACCGAAGCGAAAGCTGAAGTGAAGGCCGAAGAAAAGAAAGCCGAAGAAAAGAAATAACCCTTTTTTCTTTGTCATCCTGAACGCAGCGAAGGATCTCTTTCCGGAAAGGGATTCTTCGCCTGCGGCTCAGAATGACAGAAGCGTGTAAATATGTTTGGCCGACGGCGCGGCGGCGCGGTAAACTGTCGTTCCATAAACCCGATGAAAACGATATTCCGGCCCGTGATTGCCGTGGCGCTGCTCGCCCTGACGCCGCTTTTGGCGGGAGAGGCGCGCGCCACCCAGATATTCGCCGATCAGACGGGGAAAAACTGCGACTACTGCCATATCGGCCGCCCCGACAATCTTGAGTTCACCGCCGACGGCAACCTGTTCGTCCGGAATTATTATCAGCTTCCAAACACCGCGAGTGGAAAGCCGAAGAGCGGCCTGGGCGCCGCGCTTGAACGGAAAATCCGCCATCTGCTGCTGGCGATCCATGCCGCGGCGGCGGTGGCGCTGGCGGGGGCGGCCATCTTCCTCGGCTTTGTGCCGCGCCCGCTGGCGCGGGAGGATATTTCCCCCACGGAGCGCAAATTCATCTGGACATCGATGGGGCTGGCCATCGGCTGCGGCGCGCTACTCGTTCCGTTCGTCTATGTGCCGGGAAACGATTTCTGGCATTCCACCTACGGCACTTTTCTTGGCCTCAAGATTGTCCTGACCAACATGCTGGTTCTGCTTATGACGATCAGGCTGATCGTGGCGCGCCAGACGGCGGGACGGCGCAAAGAGGCCGAGATACTGCTGGCCTTGCCCGATTTTTCCCGGTTCAAGGCGTTTTCACCCGGCGACCTCAAACTCTTTAACGGCCGCAAGGGGCGGCGCGCGCTCATCGCCTTCAAGGGGAAGGTATACGATGTGACCGAATCACGCCATTGGAACAACGGCTTGCATATGAACAAGCATAGCGCCGGGGCCGACCTGACCGGCGCCATTGCCGCCGCGCCGCACGGTGAAGCGGTGCTCCACGCCGCGCGGGAAGTGGGAACATACGATCCTTCTCTGACCTCATCGGGCAGCGGGGAGTTGCGGCGGCTCGACGCGTATGTGGGGCGGTTCAATACCCTCTCTTGGGCTTCCGCCGCCGTGGCGGCCGGGCTGGCGGTCACGCTGGCTTTCTGGCGTCTATAACGCCGCCGGGCTGGCGGTTCTTGTGTTACAATCACGAAAAATGGCGGTATCTTTGTTTGGAAAATAACGCTTGTTACGCGGGCGTTGTCATCCTGAGCCGAAGGCGAAGGATCTCTTTCCGGAAAGGGATTCTTCGTCGCTTCGTTCCTCAGAATGACAAGAGTAAAGGAGAAATAATGGAAACATATTACAATCCGGCGGATCTCGAAAAATTTGGCGACATGGGGAAGGATGCCCCGGAACTGTGGAAGGCTTTTTCGCAGTGGTACGGCAAGGTCTTTCAGGAGGGCGCCCTCACCCAACGGGAAAAGGCGCTCATCGCTTTAGCGGTCGCCCACGCCGTGCAATGCCCCTATTGCATCGACGCCTACACCAAAGACTGCCTTGAAAAAGGCTCCAACACCGGCCAGATGACCGAAGCGATCCATGTGGCCGCCGCCATCAAGGGGGGCGCGGCGATGGTGCATGGAGTGCAAATGCGCAACGCCGCGGAAAAAATCTCGTTTTGACGATGCCCGCCGCCATCACGCCGTTCGACGACGCGCTCAAATCGTGCAACCTCTACCCGTTGAGGGCCGAAGGCATCGCCACGTTGCAGGTGAATTTGGGCAAAAAGTGCAACCAGGCCTGCCACCACTGCCACGTCGAAGCCGGGCCGAACCGCACCGAGATGATGGGGGATGCGGTGATGGAACGCTGCCTGAGCCTGCTGAAGGAAGAACGGATACCGGTGCTGGACATCACCGGCGGCGCGCCGGAGATGCACCCCCGCTACCGGACGTTTGTCGAAAGCGCGCGCGGCACCGGCGCGGCGGCCATGACCCGGTGCAACCTCACCATCCTGCGCGAACCGGAAATGCACGGCCTTCCCGCGTTCTGGAAAACGCATAACGTCATTGTCGTCGCCTCGCTCCCTTACTTCCGCCGGGAAGAGACCGACGCGGTGCGGGGCAAAGGCGTTTTTGAAAAATCCATCGAAGCCCTTAAGCATCTCAACGAAACGGGCTATGGCATCGAGGGGAGCGGGCTTACGCTGAACCTCGTCTACAATCCGGCCGGGGCGTTTCTCCCCGCGCCGCAGGAGCCGATGGAGCGGCAGTTCCGCGCCGAGCTGAAAAGAAACCACGGCGTCGCCTTCAACCACCTGTTCGCCATGAGCAACATGCCGATAGCCCGGTTCAAGGATTACCTCAACCGGAAAAACGCCCACGACAGCTACCTGCTGCGTCTCGCGGGGGCCTTCAACCCGGCGGCCGCCGAAAACGTGATGTGCCGTTCGATGGTATCGGTCGGGTGGGACGGATTTTTGTTCGACTGCGATTTTAACCAGATGCTCGGCCTGCGGGTCAACCACGGCGCCCCCTTCCACATCAACGACTGGAACCAGCGCGCCCTCGCCGGGCGGCAGATCGTCACCGGCGCGCACTGCTACGGCTGCACCGCCGGTCAAGGCTCCAGTTGCGGCGGGGAGATTTCTTGAAACGGCTGTTACCCCTTTTTCTGGCCGTTCTCTTCGCCGCGGGTTGCAGCTACCGCCTCGCGGGGCAGGGGAGCGGCCTTCCCGAAGGGATCAGGAGCATCGGCATTCCCGTATTTGAAAACGATGTGCAGCAGCCGAACCTCGATATCACCGTTACGCGGGCGGTGACCGAAAAATTCATCAGGGACGGCCGGCTGGCGGTGGTGGACGGCGGGGCCGACAGCCTCTTGCTCGGCGCCATTAAAAGCTACTCGTTGGAGCCGGTCGCCTTCGACAGCCTCAACCGGGTTTCCCAATACCGCGTTAAGATGACGGTGAAGGTTACATTCACCGACAACGCCGGTAAAGGAATCGCGTTCGACCGCGAACTGCGGGTGCAGTGGGATTACAACGTCGGCGCGGATATTCCGGCGGCCGAAACCGCCCGCAATCAGGCGGACAGGGAGGCGGCGGACTACTTGGGCGACCGGCTGGTCGGACTCATACTCGAAGGTTTTTAACGGCAAGGAGCTGCGCCATTTCCCACACGGTTCACGGCAATATCGCGGGGCTGCCGCACGCGGCCCTCAAAAGCCTCGAGCGCGTCTACCGCCGCAAAATCCCGTCCGGCCAGCTCATCACCGACGAACTCCTGACGTACATCGCCAAGCTCTCGCGCGAGCTGGCGCGGCAAATCGGCCTGCTGATCGACCGCAAGGGGAAAATCACCCACGTCATCGCCGGCAACGACCATCAGATCGTCATCCCGAATCTGGGGCAGCGCCGCGTGGCCGGCAAACGGCTGGCCGGCTACCGCTGCATACATACCCACCTGAAGGGGGAGCCGGTCACGCGGGACGACCTGAACGACCTCCTGCTGCTGCGGCTGGACGCGATGGCCGCCATCGATGTGCGGCCGGACGGCACGGCGGGAAAACTGCACCTCGCCCACATCGAGGCGGGGGAAGAAGACCGCTACACCATGCACGGCGCGCTCACCCACCCGCTGGCGGAAGAGCTGTACCAGGGGCTGATCGAGCAGGTGGAGCGCGACCTCGAAAAAACCGTCATCGCCAAAAAGGTGGAGACGGAACAGAGCGCGCTGTTGATACACGTTTCCAACAAGCCGAAGCTGCAAATGGACATCTCGCTGGACGAACTGGCCGAACTGGCCCGCAGCGCCGGCATCGCCGTGGCGGGGCGGGTGACGCAGCGGCGCGACGTGCCGGATCCGAAATTCCTGATGGGGCACGGCAAGATGCAGGACTTCATGATAAAAGCGCTCTCGCTGGGGGTCGACATGGTGATATTCGACACCGAACTGACCCCCGCGCAGATAAAGGCGATTTCCGATTTCACCGATCTGGAAGTCGTCGACCGGACGCAGCTCATCCTCGGCATTTTCGAGAAGCGCGCCACCAGCCGCGACGGCAAGGTGCGCATCCAACTGGCGCAGATGAAATACCTGCTGCCGCGGCTGGGCGCGAAGGAATCGGCCCTCTCGCGCATACGCGGCGGCATCGGCCTGCGCGGCCCCGGCGAGACGACCGCCGAAACGCAGCGCCGCCACCTGCAAAGCCGGATCACCCAGTTCGAGCACGAACTGGAAAACCTGAAAAACCGCCGCGCCCAAAAACGGAAAAAACGCGGCCGCGCCGAGGTGAAAACCGTTTCGATACTCGGCTACACCAACGCGGGAAAATCGACGCTGCTCAACCGGCTCACCGGCAGCGACCTGCTGGTGAAAGACCTTCTGTTCTCCACGCTCGACCCGGCCACGCGGCGGCTCTGGCTGCCGAACGGCAAGGAAGCGGTCATCAGCGACACGGTGGGGCTTATCCGCAACATGCCTGAATCGCTGCGCGGCGTTTTCCGCGCCACGCTGGAAGAGCTGGCCGAATCGGATATGCTCATCAACCTCGCCGATATTTCAAACCCCGAACTGGACGCGCACATGAAAGTCACCGAAGAGATCATCGAGGATATCGGCTTGGCGGAAATTCCGGTCATCACGGTGTTCAACAAAATAGAGCTGGCGGACGCGGAACAGGCCGAAAACATCTGCCGCCGCCACGGCGCGCTCGGCATCAGCGCCGCCACCGGCCAGGGGCTGGAAGAGCTTAAGCGGAAAATCGCCGACGCCCTTTTCGGATAGCCGCACCGCTTGTCATTCTGAGCACGTTCGCTCCGCTCAGTGTAAACTCCGCGAAGAATCCCTTTCCGGAAAGAGATCCTTCGCCTTTGGCTCAGGATGACAGGGGGCCGCCCCATTTTGCTTGCGCCTCCGCGCCGTATCATTTACCCTTTTCCCAATGACAAACGAACAGGAACCTCAATTGAATAAAAATCTGGACGTGGACCAAATACGCGCCTTCGCGCAGCAGGGCGATATGAACGCGCAGTATCTCCTCGGCGAACTGCTGCGGACGGGCGAGGGGATGGAGCCGGACCTCGCGGAATCGGCCCGCTGGTACCGCGCCGCCGCGCAGCAGGGACACGTATGGGCCGCCAACAATCTCGGCCTCATGCTGCACAACGGCGCGGGGGTGGAGCAGGATTTTAAGGAGGCCGCGCACTGGTTCAAGCGGGCGGCAGATCAGGGGCTGGCCGAGGCGCAGAGCAATCTTGCCCTCCTGTATTGCGGCGGACACGGCGTACGGCAGGACTTTAAAGAGGCGAACCGGCTGTTCACGCTGGCCGCCGGCGAGGGGCTGGCCGAGGCGCAGAACTCGCTCGGCGGGCTGCATTTCCACGGCCACGGCGTTGAGCGGAATTTCCTCGAAGCGGCCCGCTGGTATGAGGAAGCGGCCGGCAACGGCCACTCCGGCGCGGCCTACAACCTCGCGCTGATGTTTTACAACGGTCACGGCGTCCGGCGGGATTTTAACCGCGCCCTTTCGCTTTTCGAGGAGGCGGCGGAGGGGGGCACCGCCGAAGCGGCGTACAACATCGGCGTGATGTACCAAAACGGCAGCGGCGTGAAATTGGACGAGGAGCGCGCGGTGGAATGGTTTTACAGGGCGGGGCAAATCTATCTGGCCAACGGCATGCGCGAGCCGGCCAGCGAAGCGGCCAGCGCCATCGAAAGCTGCATCGCCGGGCATCCGCTGGCCCAAAAGCTGCTCGCCGAAATCTTCGGGGAAAACGAATGAGCGAACCGCTCTCGCTGCCAAAAACACTTGCCGCATACGGCACGGAAGCGTTCAATGATACTCTGGCGCGCGAACTGCTGGATAACCTCTGGAAACTGCCGCTGGAAAAGCTGTGCAAAAAAGGGGGATGGCCCTACAAAGACGGCCCCTTCTCGCTGTACGATATTGATGTGGAAGATCGTGGCGGCGCGTTGCACATCACTTGCGGCGTCAGCTTCGAGGAGGCCGTTCCCACCTGCTGCGCCGGCGGCGGCATCACCGACACCCGCATGGGCAACCTCACCCTCACCATCGACAAGAAAACCGCCCTCGCCGAAGCTGCCGTCACCGCAATATAAAAAAACAGGGCGGCCCTTTTAAAGGAGCCGCCCCGTTGTCATGTCCAATCGTTGGCTATTCGTCGAGGTCGATAGCTTCCTTGGTCTTCTTGCGGCGCTTTTCCTCTTTCTGTTTGTACTTGTCCATGCAGTCGTCCTTGTCCACCATGGCGCATTCGAGGTATTCGGATATCTCCACCACGCAGGCGCGGATCGCCTTGCCCGCCGGGGTTTTCTCCTCTTTTTTCAGGTTGCCGCCCAGCCCGCTCTTATAAAAGCCGACGCTGAGGCCGCCGCTGCCGGACTTTCCTTCGATCGTGCGGGAAAGCTCGATCTCGCCCGTGGTGGTATCGATGACCCGGATATCGACCGCGAGGTATGCGGTTCCCTTATCGCCGCCGACGCTGATGCCGCCGAAGCTGAGGCCGCCGCCCGTGCTGGAGGTGTCTTCTTCATACGCCGACACGGTTCCGTAAACGATATACTGCGCGCCGGTCAGGTTGCCGGCCTTGGCCGCCTTTTTGGGATTCACCTTGCCGGATTCGGCGAGATCCTGTTCGTCCAGAACCCCTTTCAGCTTATCCCGCTCCACCAGCGAGAATTTTCCGCTGGAGGAAAGCTCGTTGCTCAGCATCGAGGCGAGGTCGTCCCCCACCCCGCCATGCCACCACCCGGCGTGGGTGTTGTTGCGAAACTCCTTCACGCCGAGGGAAATTTTATCTTTCTTGGCGAACGCCGCCGGCGCGGCGCAAAAAAACGCCGCAAGCATCACCATACACACCCGCATCGCAATCCGATTCATCCGCACCTCCATAATGTATTTTGGTTTCATTCCGCCGTTATTGCGCCGGGGCGGCGCTTTTCGCCGCCAGCGCCTCGAACGCGACAGCCGCGTCGGCGTCCGAGCAGCCGGGGCATTGCGCTTCGTCGTCAAAAAGATCGTCATCCTTCGTCACGCTGTAAATCCGCAGCCCGAGGACATAATTCCCCCTCGCTTTCATCACCGAGGGGATCGCGGCGTAGGACGCGCCGAGCGCGTTCGCCACGTCCGCCACGCAATGGTCGTCTTCGTGGCAGTTGTTCGCCTTATAATTTTCCACGGCCTTGTTTTCGGCGGCTTCCACCTTCTTGCCGCTGAATATCTGATAGTTCTTGCCCAGTTCTTTCTCCACCCCCTTGGCGAACAGCTTGCGCACGTCGGGCGGTATCACCCCGTTCACGTTGAGGCTCATCAACACCATCGATGCGCCCGCCGCGGCCCCTTTGGGGGCTCCCCCCTTGGCGGCAATGGCGCCGCCCGCGGCGACAAAGGACTTCGCATCCCCCTGATAGGCGTAGGCCGCCTTTACGATGGCGATGGCGGCGCCCCCTTCCCAGACGGGCTCCGCCACCGGCTTTCCTCCCTGATCCATATACGATTTAGCCGCCAGCTTGAGCCCGGCATCCAGCATGTTCTTCGCCTGCGGCAGCGGCACGGCCAGCACATCGGGCGGCAGATCGCCCAGGCGGGCCACCAACCGGTTCAGCGCCACCTTGCGCGCAAGAACCAGCGCCTTATCTTCCGCCTCGGCCTTGCTCTGCTTGGGGGTCTTGTTGTCGGTCCCCGGCGTTTCGCCGTAGGCGATCTGCACCACCGGTTTTTTCAGCACGAACTCCATCAGCGCCGCCTTGCGCGCGTCGGCTTCCGCCGCGGTTTTCGGCTCTTTCGCTTTTGCGTATTCATCGGTTTTAACGCGGAGCTGGGTTTCAAAAGCGGGATCCACCCCCTGAATGGCGTTCACGAGGTCGCGCAGCTCATCCATATCCACCTTGCCGGCAACGTCGATGCAGTGGGTATCTTTGGGTTTTTCATAAAAATCCGAAAACCGCGGGTCGACGATCCGCCCCGCCACCGTGGTTTCCACGATCCGTATGATGCTCTGGTGCTCTTCTTTGGCATCCGTGCCGGAAACATCGACAAAAAGGTTTTGGCTCGATACCATCGCCGATTCGATGGCGTTTTTCACCGCCTTGTCTTTGGCCAGCTTGCGGGCGGCGGCGACGGAGAACGATTCCCCCATTGCCTGGCAGCCGGTCCCTTTCACCGCGGTCATGTCCTTGGCGTGCGCCGGAACGGGCATCATGGCGAGAAACGCCACTAGAGCGGAAAGTGAAATGCGGGTCAAAACCGTGTTTCGTGTCATGCAATCCCCCCTTTACGGGAATCATAATTTATGGAGGGGAAATTAACAACCCGTGGAAAAAAAGGGTAGTGGGTCAGGTTGAAATTAACTTGGCAACGAAGTAGTCCCCTCCTTTGCAAGGAGGGGATACAGGGGAGGTTTTTAACCCCTCCCGCACCTCCCCTTGCACCGCAAGGGGAGGAAAAAGAACATGATAATTCAAACTGACACACTGCCCGCGTTCTTTGAAAAATTTGGCGCTTGAGCCGGCTTTATCGGCGGTAAAGCGAAGCTATGCGAAATCGCCGGTGACGGTGGCGACGGAGTGGTAGAGGATGTCGGCCATCTTCTTCAGCTCGCCCTGCGTGCTGCTTAAAATCGGGAAGAGCACCATGATGTCGCCCAGCGGGCGGACGATCAGCCCCTGCCGCCGCGCCTCCATAGCCACCGCGTGGCCGGTGCGCAGGTGCGGGGCGAACGGTTCGCGCGTTTCGCGGTTTTTCACCAGTTCGATCCCGACGATCATCCCCTTGTGGCGGACGTCCCCCACATGCGGCAGGTTCTCGAATTTCACCAGTTCGTCCAGCAACTGAAGGCTCCGCGCCTCCACTTGCGCCAGCACCTTCTTTTGCCGGAACATCTTCAAACTTTCCAGCGCCACCGCGCAGGCCGGCGGATGGCCGGTGAAGGTGTGGCCGTGGAAAAAGGTTTTCTTCTCCTCATAGCCGCCCAAAAACGCCTCGTACACCTTTTCGCTGGCCATCGTGGCGGCCAGCGGCAGCACCCCCGCCGCGAGGCTTTTCGAGAGCGCCATCAGATCCGGCTGCACCTCTTCATGCTCGCAGGCGAACATCCGCCCGGTGCGGCCGAAACCGACCGCCACCTCGTCCGCTATCATCAGGATGCCGAATCGGTCGCACACCTCGCGCGCTTTTTTCAGGTAGCCGTGCGGGGCGGTGATGACGCCGCCGGGACACTGCACAATCGGCTCGATGATGAGCGCGGCGATCTTTTCGTGGTGCATCTCGGCCATCCGCTCCAGTTCCGACGCGCAGGCGAGCGCGCAGTCCGGATACGTCTTGCCCAGCGGGCAGCGGTAGCAGTGCGGCGCGGGGGCGAAAAAAACATCCGCCAATAGCGGCCCAAACACGCGGCGGTAGAGATCGACCCCGCCCACCGCGACGGCCCCCAGCGTATCGCCGTGGTAGGCGCCGCCGATTGCCAAAAACTTGGTCTTCTTCGATTTCTTTCCCAGCGTGTTGCGGAAATACTGCACCGACATTTTCAGCGCCACCTCAACCGCGGTGGAGCCGTTGTCGCTGTAAAACACGCGCGTGAGATTATGCGGCGTGATCTCAGTCAGCCGCTGGGCCAGCTCTATGGCGGGCCGGTTGGAAAGTCCCAAAAAAGTGGCGTGATCCAGCCGGGCCGCCTGCTTGGCCAATGCGCGGGTAAGGCGCGGGTGGCCGTGGCCGTGTACGTTCACCCAGTAGCTGGAATGCCCGTCGTAATACCCCTCGCCTTCCAGGTCGGCGAGCCGGACGCCGTTGCCGCGGCTGACGATGAGCACCGGTTCCTTTTCCCACTCGCGCATCTGGGTGAACGGATGCCAGACGTGCTGGCGGTCCATCCGCTCCAGCCGCTGCTGGAGCAGGGAGGCGTTTTCCCGGTCGATGTATTCCACCAGCTTCGCGCCATCGAAACAGTTTGCCGCGGCGCGGCGCAGTTCGAGGTA
The genomic region above belongs to Nitrospinota bacterium and contains:
- the arsS gene encoding arsenosugar biosynthesis radical SAM protein ArsS (Some members of this family are selenoproteins.) gives rise to the protein MPAAITPFDDALKSCNLYPLRAEGIATLQVNLGKKCNQACHHCHVEAGPNRTEMMGDAVMERCLSLLKEERIPVLDITGGAPEMHPRYRTFVESARGTGAAAMTRCNLTILREPEMHGLPAFWKTHNVIVVASLPYFRREETDAVRGKGVFEKSIEALKHLNETGYGIEGSGLTLNLVYNPAGAFLPAPQEPMERQFRAELKRNHGVAFNHLFAMSNMPIARFKDYLNRKNAHDSYLLRLAGAFNPAAAENVMCRSMVSVGWDGFLFDCDFNQMLGLRVNHGAPFHINDWNQRALAGRQIVTGAHCYGCTAGQGSSCGGEIS
- the bioA gene encoding adenosylmethionine--8-amino-7-oxononanoate transaminase, with product MKHKGLFITGTGTGVGKTVVAGALAHLLAEEWYDVAVMKPVQTGAPVRGEKAVSPDLDFMRIMAGTSDKDDLAMPYAFSLPLSPYHAALAENRRIEPARIVNAFRALSGQRNMVVVEGAGGLMTPLTDELFWADVIKMLNIPAVIVTSTKLGMIHQTLATVLAAETYGVEIAGIVAVETDPKDNPPVDLKFLEKNCNVPVWGVLPYCKGLARKIPDYLELRRAAANCFDGAKLVEYIDRENASLLQQRLERMDRQHVWHPFTQMREWEKEPVLIVSRGNGVRLADLEGEGYYDGHSSYWVNVHGHGHPRLTRALAKQAARLDHATFLGLSNRPAIELAQRLTEITPHNLTRVFYSDNGSTAVEVALKMSVQYFRNTLGKKSKKTKFLAIGGAYHGDTLGAVAVGGVDLYRRVFGPLLADVFFAPAPHCYRCPLGKTYPDCALACASELERMAEMHHEKIAALIIEPIVQCPGGVITAPHGYLKKAREVCDRFGILMIADEVAVGFGRTGRMFACEHEEVQPDLMALSKSLAAGVLPLAATMASEKVYEAFLGGYEEKKTFFHGHTFTGHPPACAVALESLKMFRQKKVLAQVEARSLQLLDELVKFENLPHVGDVRHKGMIVGIELVKNRETREPFAPHLRTGHAVAMEARRQGLIVRPLGDIMVLFPILSSTQGELKKMADILYHSVATVTGDFA
- a CDS encoding CsgG/HfaB family protein; this translates as MRVCMVMLAAFFCAAPAAFAKKDKISLGVKEFRNNTHAGWWHGGVGDDLASMLSNELSSSGKFSLVERDKLKGVLDEQDLAESGKVNPKKAAKAGNLTGAQYIVYGTVSAYEEDTSSTGGGLSFGGISVGGDKGTAYLAVDIRVIDTTTGEIELSRTIEGKSGSGGLSVGFYKSGLGGNLKKEEKTPAGKAIRACVVEISEYLECAMVDKDDCMDKYKQKEEKRRKKTKEAIDLDE
- a CDS encoding sel1 repeat family protein — encoded protein: MTNEQEPQLNKNLDVDQIRAFAQQGDMNAQYLLGELLRTGEGMEPDLAESARWYRAAAQQGHVWAANNLGLMLHNGAGVEQDFKEAAHWFKRAADQGLAEAQSNLALLYCGGHGVRQDFKEANRLFTLAAGEGLAEAQNSLGGLHFHGHGVERNFLEAARWYEEAAGNGHSGAAYNLALMFYNGHGVRRDFNRALSLFEEAAEGGTAEAAYNIGVMYQNGSGVKLDEERAVEWFYRAGQIYLANGMREPASEAASAIESCIAGHPLAQKLLAEIFGENE
- the cobS gene encoding adenosylcobinamide-GDP ribazoletransferase; this encodes MLKPLHLAFTFLTRLPLPQVKQYGAADFGASFAFFPLAGAVIGGIAAAAAYGLMAAGADPRVAAFAALLLLTLVTGALHLDGLADSADGLLSGKGPQRALEIMKEPFTGPFGYTAIFLVLIGKFAALWLLCEQGRFAAIAAALAFSRWSMMVAACNAPYPRATGTGAAFVGKFSAVTILIATATVLAGGFVIDPKKLALFAAVAAGTALALRKFAEKRIGGVTGDILGAVNETAETLLLLVA
- the cobT gene encoding nicotinate-nucleotide--dimethylbenzimidazole phosphoribosyltransferase — protein: MKRIEQYIAGIEPVNTARDAEVQAHLNNLTKPLGSLGRLEDFAARFIRASDSYPPRLKKKAIYIMAADHGVCAEGVSAFPAEVTPQMVLNFLRGGAGINVLARHTGCETVVVDMGVNYDFENTPGLVNRKVAKGSKNIAKEAAMTEKELEQAIFAGIGLAEEAAKNGVDIIGTGDMGIGNTTPSTALYAAMLGLSPDTIVGPGTGLDAAGIARKTEVLNRILALHTPFASPLDALRKVGGLEIAGLTGLILGAAKNRIPVVVDGFISMAAAIVAIRSAPPVHQRVFFAHFSAERGHRRICEEVGVKPILDLDMRLGEGTGAALAIGIIEASVKIYNEMATFGGAGVSTAL
- the hflX gene encoding GTPase HflX; the encoded protein is MGLQRRRGYSGGRNRPQSGGQGGGGLLGRPAGRTHTRRFLTARSCAISHTVHGNIAGLPHAALKSLERVYRRKIPSGQLITDELLTYIAKLSRELARQIGLLIDRKGKITHVIAGNDHQIVIPNLGQRRVAGKRLAGYRCIHTHLKGEPVTRDDLNDLLLLRLDAMAAIDVRPDGTAGKLHLAHIEAGEEDRYTMHGALTHPLAEELYQGLIEQVERDLEKTVIAKKVETEQSALLIHVSNKPKLQMDISLDELAELARSAGIAVAGRVTQRRDVPDPKFLMGHGKMQDFMIKALSLGVDMVIFDTELTPAQIKAISDFTDLEVVDRTQLILGIFEKRATSRDGKVRIQLAQMKYLLPRLGAKESALSRIRGGIGLRGPGETTAETQRRHLQSRITQFEHELENLKNRRAQKRKKRGRAEVKTVSILGYTNAGKSTLLNRLTGSDLLVKDLLFSTLDPATRRLWLPNGKEAVISDTVGLIRNMPESLRGVFRATLEELAESDMLINLADISNPELDAHMKVTEEIIEDIGLAEIPVITVFNKIELADAEQAENICRRHGALGISAATGQGLEELKRKIADALFG
- a CDS encoding carboxymuconolactone decarboxylase family protein, yielding METYYNPADLEKFGDMGKDAPELWKAFSQWYGKVFQEGALTQREKALIALAVAHAVQCPYCIDAYTKDCLEKGSNTGQMTEAIHVAAAIKGGAAMVHGVQMRNAAEKISF